The Clostridia bacterium genomic sequence TGTCTTTGGGGGTGGGGGGGGGGCTTTTGTTAATAAGACACCGGCCGGGGCCCCGGCCGCCCCGGGGGGGGCGGCGCTGCAGGGCCGCGCGTACGTCGTGCCGGACGACGTGAAATCGGTGGCGGCGCCGGTCCTCGCCCACCGCATCGCGCTCGGCGCCGAGGCGCGCATGCGCCGTCAGGACGCGACATCCGTGATCCAGGCCGTCCTGGACGAGGAGCCGGTGCCGGTGGAGGGCGCGTGATGGCAGGGGCCGTTTGGGCCGGCCCTGCGCTCGCCGCCGCGGCCGCCGTCGCCATGGGAGGCCGCGCCTGGCGGGACCGGCTGCTGGAGGACGTCGAGTTCCGCCGCGAGGCGCGCCCATGCCGCCTGTTTCCCGGCGACCGCGCCGTCCTTGAGGTCACGGTCGAG encodes the following:
- a CDS encoding AAA family ATPase, translated to VFGGGGGAFVNKTPAGAPAAPGGAALQGRAYVVPDDVKSVAAPVLAHRIALGAEARMRRQDATSVIQAVLDEEPVPVEGA